Within bacterium, the genomic segment ATATACATCTGCTCAAAGCGACATGGGCTCTATTAAAATTTCTTTTACCACCGTTTGGCGACTGCTGGTGGGATACGGCACCAATCCAACTTTAGAATCCGGAATTATGTTGCATCCCCTTTATGGCTTTCCCTATATTCCAGCATCGGAAGTGAAAGGACTTTTACATCACATCGCTGAAATGCAAATTATGGAGGGCATAGAGGACGCCGAAGGAAATAAACTTGTTTTACAGACCGATTATCAACCTGATCTTGACGCAGAACCACCAAATGCTTTGTTAAGAACTTTATCTTACCTCAAAATGGTTAAAATTCTTTTTGGCTCCATTCATTTGGTACAGGGTGAAATGGAGGCAACCAATCCCAAAACCGACAGAAAAGAGAAGAGATCGACTGGATTTGTTCCGCCTCTTATTATACTAAAAAAAATACAAGCTGGACTTAAAGAGAGGACGAAAGATAGACACATAAATGAAAAATCATTATCAACAAGTTGGAAAATAGTTTATAATAGCCTGAAATGGCTTACCGACGAGCATACCGGCGGCATCCTGCGGTTCTATGATGCCGTTCCCGCACCCGATCAAAATGATCTTTTACAGTTGGATGTATTGACGCCGCATTATCAGAAATATTATGAAGACCCAAACGGCGCCATTTACCCTTCTGATGACCAATCGCCCAATCCAGTGCTCTTTCTTGCAGTTCGACCGGAAGTGACATTTGAATTCTTTTTTCGAAGCAAGTATGATCGAATCGCTGCCATTCAGCAACAGAATCCCAATGACAAAGAAGCCGCTCAAATCATCGACATACTTCAAGAATGGAACACAACTTGTATTGAGCAGGTGAAAAGCTGGTTGAACATGGCTTTAAGCAATTTCGGCATCGGCGCCAAAACAGCGGCAGGGTATGGATATTTCAAAAGCTCGCAAGCCGAGACGACGGTTGCTGATGATCAAAATGGTAAAAATAAAAAAAAAGCACCGGAAATACCAGACTCTAAACCGGAGCCTTCACAACCGATTCAAGCTGTCCAACCGCAGCCTTTTCATTCGAATGTTAAACCATCACAAAAGTCAAAAAATGGACTTACTAATCAATACAATCAAGAAAAATGGAACAAGATCCTATTATCGGATTATATTTTAAAAATTGAAAGTAAAAACATCAAGGTGGCATCCACAGAATTCTCGCCTTATCCAGAAATTTTCAAAGACGGGTCGGTGA encodes:
- the cmr6 gene encoding type III-B CRISPR module RAMP protein Cmr6: MTVYTCPERRRQLTFAANSLKDQPSPTLIFQKWQAYDAFEGENKFEHKESRKEYLPNIAKAVHSVYNSTFFQAWHDQYTSAQSDMGSIKISFTTVWRLLVGYGTNPTLESGIMLHPLYGFPYIPASEVKGLLHHIAEMQIMEGIEDAEGNKLVLQTDYQPDLDAEPPNALLRTLSYLKMVKILFGSIHLVQGEMEATNPKTDRKEKRSTGFVPPLIILKKIQAGLKERTKDRHINEKSLSTSWKIVYNSLKWLTDEHTGGILRFYDAVPAPDQNDLLQLDVLTPHYQKYYEDPNGAIYPSDDQSPNPVLFLAVRPEVTFEFFFRSKYDRIAAIQQQNPNDKEAAQIIDILQEWNTTCIEQVKSWLNMALSNFGIGAKTAAGYGYFKSSQAETTVADDQNGKNKKKAPEIPDSKPEPSQPIQAVQPQPFHSNVKPSQKSKNGLTNQYNQEKWNKILLSDYILKIESKNIKVASTEFSPYPEIFKDGSVMRVNYKNGRMQCTVELTLQGIHTEAEAQWVWEEIILPELCK